In the Hordeum vulgare subsp. vulgare chromosome 7H, MorexV3_pseudomolecules_assembly, whole genome shotgun sequence genome, one interval contains:
- the LOC123412196 gene encoding endoglucanase 21-like has protein sequence MARRIKMLTSLAICAALTVVLLPFTAAGGEGAAPFDYKKALHSSLLYFEAQRSGHLPHNQRVKWRGHSGLADGLQQGVDLVGGYYDAGDNVKFGLPMAFTVTMLSWSAMEFADDIAAAGEWRHVLEAIKWGTDYFVKAHTEPYVLWAEVGDGDTDHYCWQRPEDMTTSRQAYKVDRDNPGSDLVGETAAALAAASMVFRRTNPHYAQVLLHHAEQLFEFGDKYRGKYDSSIGEAYSYYASVSGYGDEMLWAALWLHRATGKASYLDYAVDMAEEFGGTTWAITEFSWDVKYAGLQILATKVLLEGKAKAEHKATLEKYKAKAEHYLCACLNKNGDAGNVNRTAGGMLFVRQWNNMQYVTNAAFLLTVYSRYLTSAGAGQEPPVLQCPDGPAHADQLLTLARSQTDYVLGANPAGVSYLVGYGQRFPRRMHHRGASIVSHRGDGRFIGCMQGYDNWFLRKGANPNVVVGAIVGGPDHLDRFRDRRDNYMQTEACTYNTAPMVGIFAHLHTETRSSPRNIEHKKFLQD, from the exons ATGGCGAGAAGAATCAAAATGCTGACGTCTCTGGCCATCTGTGCCGCCCTCACGGTCGTGCTCCTTCCGTtcacggcggccggcggcgagggCGCGGCGCCATTCGACTACAAGAAGGCGCTTCACAGCAGCCTCCTCTACTTCGAGGCGCAGCGATCGGGCCACCTGCCGCACAACCAGCGCGTCAAGTGGCGCGGGCACTCCGGCCTCGCCGACGGCCTGCAGCAGGGTGTGGACCTCGTGGGAGGGTACTACGACGCCGGCGACAATGTCAAGTTCGGCCTGCCGATGGCGTTCACGGTCACCATGCTGTCGTGGAGCGCCATGGAGTTCGCGGACGACATTGCGGCGGCCGGCGAGTGGCGGCACGTGCTGGAGGCCATCAAGTGGGGCACCGACTACTTCGTCAAGGCGCACACCGAGCCGTACGTGCTCTGGGCCGAGGTCGGCGACGGCGACACCGACCACTACTGCTGGCAGCGGCCCGAGGACATGACCACATCGCGGCAGGCCTACAAGGTCGACCGCGACAACCCCGGCTCGGATCTTGTGGGCGAGACCGCCGCCGCGCTGGCCGCTGCCTCCATGGTGTTCCGCCGCACCAACCCCCATTACGCACAAGTTCTCCTCCACCACGCCGAGCAG TTGTTCGAGTTCGGGGACAAAtacaggggcaagtacgacagTAGCATCGGTGAGGCGTATAGCTACTACGCGTCGGTGAGCGGGTACGGCGACGAGATGCTGTGGGCGGCGCTATGGCTGCACCGGGCGACGGGAAAGGCGAGCTACTTGGACTACGCCGTGGACATGGCTGAAGAGTTTGGCGGCACCACCTGGGCCATCACAGAGTTCAGTTGGGACGTCAAGTACGCCGGCCTCCAGATCCTCGCCACCAAG GTGCTGCTGGAAGGGAAGGCCAAGGCGGAGCACAAGGCGACGCTGGAGAAGTACAAGGCCAAGGCGGAGCACTACCTCTGCGCCTGCCTCAACAAAAACGGCGACGCCGGCAACGTCAACCGCACGGCCGGCGGCATGCTCTTCGTCCGGCAATGGAACAACATGCAGTACGTGACCAACGCCGCATTCCTCCTCACCGTCTACTCCCGCTACCTCACCTCCGCCGGCGCCGGCCAGGAGCCACCGGTGCTGCAGTGCCCCGATGGGCCCGCGCATGCCGACCAGCTGCTGACCCTGGCGCGATCACAGACCGACTACGTCCTCGGCGCCAACCCAGCCGGCGTGAGCTACTTGGTCGGCTACGGCCAGCGGTTCCCGCGGCGGATGCACCACCGTGGCGCGTCCATCGTGTCCCACCGCGGCGACGGCAGGTTCATCGGATGCATGCAGGGGTACGACAACTGGTTCCTCAGGAAGGGGGCGAACCCGAACGTGGTCGTCGGCGCCATCGTTGGCGGGCCGGACCACCTCGATAGGTTCAGGGACAGACGCGACAACTACATGCAAACGGAAGCCTGCACCTACAACACCGCCCCCATGGTTGGCATCTTCGCACACCTGCACACCGAAACGCGGTCATCACCAAGAAATATTGAACACAAAAAGTTTTTACAAGACTGA